The following are encoded together in the Montipora capricornis isolate CH-2021 chromosome 5, ASM3666992v2, whole genome shotgun sequence genome:
- the LOC138049262 gene encoding cyclic GMP-AMP synthase-like has product MGAHESTLDIRNGGDETSRDDPVFDSLSTSVSQFTSTDRLYGATSAPELRTNPIRPKELLKNLRRFHREKVRQSSTDTQWAKQLVYEQTQKLLAYGKKQTGILRSMEYVGSTYERLESTRGNEFHVFVVLKTSPGDVVVEDVVPLLYSTLKLCKEDDDIRLAKLTDKRGYFRPEKTQNWLDKLAQDWNENTRSFSDAARVRTQKHGSAVEIFVRDTNRGGSVTAEMVPCLKIPDDTGSPRYYVPYSFQDYTRPELGSNADLSILWCRAFSLKERDIVSSLDRTNGGTCRLECLKILKFIFRSDRKLRLFQFYLIKTAFLHYNAMETEWRADQLGERFLGMLRYIQECLKRKDLQHYFLRDVNLLKGLSGSSIRTVDGRIQQLLMDERQLFSAISA; this is encoded by the exons ATGGGAGCCCATGAATCCACTCTGGACATAAG GAATGGAGGAGATGAGACTTCCCGTGACGACCCAGTGTTTGATTCACTTAGCACCAGTGTTTCCCAGTTCACCTCCACTGACCGCCTTTATGGTGCTACATCAGCTCCAGAATTGAGAACAAACCCTATACGACCCAAGGAGTTGTTAAAAAACCTGCGTAGGTTTCACCGCGAGAAAGTCCGCCAGTCTTCTACCGATACCCAATGGGCAAAACAACTCGTGTACGAACAAACACAAAAGCTTCTTGCGTACGGCAAGAAGCAGACGGGTATCCTACGGAGTATGGAGTATGTAGGATCGACATACGAACGCCTGGAAAGCACAAGAGGCAACGAATTTCACGTATTTGTGGTTCTAAAGACATCGCCCGGAGACGTGGTGGTGGAAGATGTCGTTCCACTTCTGTATTCCACGCTGAAGCTTTGTAAGGAAGACGATGACATAAGATTAGCCAAACTCACCGATAAACGTGGTTATTTTCGTCCGGAGAAAACGCAAAACTGGCTTGACAAGTTGGCGCAGGATTGGAACGAAAACACGAGAAGTTTTTCAGATGCGGCAAGAGTGCGGACGCAAAAGCATGGGTCAGCGGTAGAGATCTTTGTACGGGATACTAATAGAGGTGGATCAGTGACGGCGGAAATGGTTCCTTGTTTGAAGATCCCAGATGACACCGGAAGTCCACGGTACTACGTGCCCTATTCTTTTCAAGACTACACAAGACCTGAACTTGGAAGTAACGCAGATTTATCTATTTTGTGGTGTAGAGCTTTCTCGCTGAAAGAAAGAGATATTGTATCTAGCTTAGATCGCACCAACGGTGGTACGTGTCGGCTCGAATGCCTTAAAATTCTGAAATTCATTTTCAGGTCGGATAGGAAACTTCGTCTTTTCCAATTCTACTTGATCAAAACAGCATTTCTCCACTATAACGCTATGGAGACTGAATGGCGGGCGGATCAGCTTGGAGAGAGATTTCTCGGTATGTTAAGGTACATTCAGGAATGCCTGAAGCGAAAAGAtttacagcattattttttgcgCGATGTTAACCTTCTAAAAGGACTCAGTGGTTCCTCTATTCGCACCGTTGACGGCCGAATTCAGCAACTGCTCATGGATGAAAGGCAGCTTTTTTCCGCCATCAGTGCTTAA